The genome window AAAGTGACTAAagtcaaaagtattttttttacacgaGTTAGTTTAGTCAAACATTTGACAATAATAAGTTATTACAtgacattaataaatatttttttcttataaaaaatatctttgtaTTCCTCCTTCAAGTATAAgacaattttgataaaaaaagacTATAGAAAAATTCAATCAAGTTGTCATAAATGAATACCACCAACCAAATGAACATCATCCcgagcaacaaaaaaaaaaaaaacattgaaccAACCTGATTTTAGCAAACTCTTAAGTCAAATGAATAGTTATGAGTATCAGAAACCAAGTGAAGTGACCCCAACCAAGCCATCAATGATTCTACCCATAAAATCACTTAAATCAACTTCATACCAACCatcataacattaaatttagatatattttaaaaatggagGGAAGTGTTTTCTCAAACCTTAggaaatcaaaatttgttataaGAATATAATTTCTTCTACAATTTTTGTATATGACAGAAACTacgtactaatatttttttgggtGATAAGGTACTAATACGTTTAATAGTGTTAGTTATTAGGAtttggaataaaaataaaatagatatgtttatagaatgaaaataatttgagggagtagagactaaaaatatattttttgaaattcaagtaattaaacttttttttttcaatttgagagACTGAAATCAAACTTAtctcaatttttaaaactaaaaacataattcactTATGCATTACATGAATATTCctataaaaattgatttatacGCCACGGCATGTTTAGTATATCAAGTATTCTCTGATGCACGATTGCTATAAAAATGGTAACGTGTAGGATTGCATAGTCTCCTTTGGCCTGATGCTATCCATCCTCTGatacacttttatttattttctgtttttcccCTGTAAGTGTGACTAAGAAAAAAGTACATCAATTAGGTATGACAATAATAAGGgtgaataaattttgaatttatacgCTGCAGCATGTATAGTACCACGTACATCAGTTAGGTGTAATGTTATCAGACTAGACTAGGaacaattcttttttaaaagccaaagtgagaatattttttttactaattaaaaaagtacGGACATAGCACAAGTTGTACGTGCACGTCCAGCCTTTCTTCTAGAGCTTCGCTTTGGTTTGTTgagttttaatttgtttcttgtCTTGAGACTTATTTTTCGTCAACTTCTTTCCTTACATTTTCCTAAAACGTACCTATCTCGAAGGAGGGacaaatattattgttttagtttatttttttaaaacatataatttatgacacttttaattaagtgaaatttattttttattattatcaatttatgctatgttattttttttcagtGTTGTTAggatattatcttaaaatattttattgaaattgattCAATCCCCCTAAATCATTGATCTTTATATCAGTGCTTTCGTGGATTTGATGATGGATCTCATTCCGATAACATTCCATTGTATTTCCATATGAGAGGCTGCTTTGAATTTTGCAAGCAATTACAGAAATGGAAATTGAtttgttcaaaattaattactttgaatCATTTAAGACTTACGTTCCCTGTGGTCTAGCAAAAGGGATGGACCATgcacaaaaatacaaaatattaattactttgaTTAGTTAGGGATGAACCAtgcacaaaaatataaaatattattcaaagcaAGTCCCTTGAATCTTGGGATCTTAAATACGACGATACtgttttaataatagaaaaaacacATATTGCTGAAAAGACTTTGCGGAAGCTCGCGTCCACGTACGGCATGTGCAATAATTAAACTTCATACGATGGGAAGAGTCACGTATTTGTCCTTCACCTTCGTTGTAGCTTCTAACCATGCCTGTCCTACAACTTTTATATACCATACAATAGTGCATGCAACTATTTGAAATCGATTTAATGAGTTGTAACTGGGAAGTAGGATTGAAATTTCTTAAATTCAATtgtggaaaagaaaaatgagaaactTCCTAGCTAGTCCTAGGAACCAACACCTATTACGTACAGTAGGTCAAACTTTCCACAAAATgacaatgaatttaattatgtattcACACAGGtataaaatatactaatttatataataactaatgCTTCTGTCATTCATAACCtgtcataatttttattaaaaaaactgtgACTTCACTAGTCCGGAAGTATCTATCAAACATAGTGCTCTCATATTAATTGAAGAATAATTTCAGAGAGAAAAATTTCCTTGGATATATTCTTGACAGTATATATTAATAGCGTCAACGCCCAATGATGGACTGTTGTTGAGCAATGAGTCGCCTCCTGCAAGGCTTcaacttataattaaatactCTTTTTGAGCTATTTTTATGAGAATTTTAAGATTCTTACGAGCTTGTCTCAGTTTTTACAAGGATTTTACCAAATCCTATGTATTTTCTTTGTGTGATCTTCATGTGTGATTTTGGATGTCTTCAATGGAGTTTTGCTCTATGGAGTTTCAATGTAGACCAACTTTTATATATGACTTCTTCTCTTCctcaatcttataattaaatactCATTAAAGTTGCTGTGcttgtttcttttgtttcatGTAATAACTGAATCTTTGTTTTGAACTTCTCCAGATGTGTTTCAttgaattttaatgacatgTGTTTCAATTTTACTTCTCTATGTTTAATGCTATTGATATGGCGTAAATAAACCCATTAAATCTAGCTTagcatataactttttttttttcatttacagtATTTTAATACTCTCACAAATTGTTAATATTGGTGTGGTTGTTGGGAATCCGAGGGGGTAAAGAGGCTGTGCTTCAAGATGAACATTATATATCCAGTTGTAAATCGCGTTTCGTACTCCTCACCTTAAAAAAAGTGGCAGATTTGTAAATTAATGATGTATTTGCTTTCGTTATGTTTTTTCTCAACTCACAAATCGCATATGATAGAAGCTCTAATActatttcattgttttttatgagagcatgcataaaaaaaagagaacatgCTTTGCAGAGGAACATGAAAAACTTTATTATACACCCCTTATTCTTAGCACAATTAACATCACCCTAAATTTTAAAGACAGAAATTAATAAACATTCAAAAGACTAATCagaaataataaactaaaaaactcCTAAAAACCTATGTTACCCATTCAACAATTACAATCCTTATATACACATGTTGGTAGTTGattagatgatagttgatagttttagagaattgttttagaaagaaggctatgtcattgatttcttggattgatcaattacaacataccaattgcctatttataggctcaagtcacTAACCTCTCAATGAtggtgaatgtttctacattactttaggtctttctagagttttcatgatagattaatatcatgatagttctagattcttctatcttatacatagatttatagttctagattgttctaccatattcatacacattatagttctagattgctCTACCATATTCTATAGTTCTAGGATATTCTactatatacatattatatttaagaatattttagaaatttgtagcaatttcaacactcctccttgatGCAAATTTCTGTGACTCCGAGCATAGCTCgtaattcttcaaatcttggtcttGGCAAAGCCTTCGTGAATATGTCTGCAATTTGATCTTCTGTTCTGCAGTAGtcgagtttgatctctttagttGCTTCAGCTTCTCTGATAAAGTGATACTTGATTGctatgtgttttgttttgttgtgatGAACTGGATTCTTCGCCATTGCAATTGCTGATTTGTTGTCGTAGTTGATTTTAGTAGGCTTATCTTGTTTTTCTCTCATGTCTTCAAGTATCCTACGAAGCCATATAGCTTGACTCGTTGCTTCAGCAGCTGTCATGTACTCTGCTTCTATTGTTGATTGTGCTACTGTAGCTTGCTTCTTCGACGCCCAAGAGAACATTCCCGATCCTAGTGAGAAAGCATAGCCAGAGGTACTCTTCATGCCATCTGCTGAACCTACCCAATCACTGTCGGTGTAGCCAAGTAATTCTGAGTTGGTTTCGGTAGTATACCATATACCGAACTCTTTTGTTCCTTGTAGATACCTCAAAATTCTTTTTCCTGCTCCAAAGTGTATTTGACTTgggctttgcatgaatcttgatAGAAGACTTGTAGCATACATTATGTCAGGCCGTGTAGCTGTCAAATATAGGAGGCTTCCAATTAGACTTCGATATTTGGATGCATCAGCTTCTGGTGCTCCATCATTCTTCTGTAGTTTCTCATTTGTTATGAGTGGAGTAGCAACAGGTTTGCAACCATACATCTTGAATTTCTTAAGTAAGCCTTCTGTGTATTTCTTTTGCGAGATGAATATCCCTTCATTTCTCTGACTTACCTCTATGCCGAGGAAGTAACTCATCAAACCAAGGTCGTTCATCTCAAAGGTCTTCATCATGTCTTCTTTAAACTCCATCATCATCTTAGTATTGTTTCCCGTGTAGATAAGATCATCTACATATAGAGAGAGTAAGAGAGTGTACTGACCTTGAGACTTGATGTAAAGTGTAGGCTCACTCTTGCTCCTCCTGAATCCTCGATCCATGAAATACTGATCGATTCTGCTATACCATGCTCGAGGTGCTTGCTTCAAATCGTAGAGTGCTTTTCTTAGTTTTAACACTTTGTTTTCTTTGCCTTCAGACACGAATCCttgtggctgctccacatagatctCTTCTTCAAGTACGTCGTTAAGAAGGTGGATTTGACATCTAGTTGATGGATACTCCATCCTTTTTGTGACGCAAGAGCTATTAGAGCTCTTATGGTATCAAGACGAGCTACTGGTGCAAATGTCTCATTGTAGTCAATTCGGGTTGCTGTGAGTAACCCTTAGCTACTAGCCTCGCCTTGTGTTTCTGTATGGTGCCATCAGGGTTGAGCTTTGTCTTATAGACCCACTTAACCCCAATGATATCTTTTCCATGGGGACGATTTACTAACTCCCATGTGTTGTTTTTCTTGATCATCTGTATCTCTTCTTCCATTGCCTTGACCCATACTTCCTGCTTTGACGCTTCTTCAAAGCTTCTAGGTTCAAGTATGGCTAAGTTACAGGTTTCATATATGTCCACCAAAGATCTTACTCGTCTTGGAGTAGACTCTGGTGATGATAGTTCGTGATCTTGTTGTTGTGATGGAGGTGAAGGTGGTTCACCTGGGTCTTcttcctcatcttcttcttgagGTAGTTGAGCGGGTATAAGAACGtttttctccactttttcttcatccCAATTCCATGAAGCATATTCATCAACTTCAACATCTCGACTGATGACAAGTTTCTTAGTTTGCAAGTTGTAGACACGGTAGCCCTTAGAGATATTGctatacccaaggaagatacctcGTATAGTCTTGTCTTCAAGCTTGTGCCTCTTCACGTCTGGAATATGAATGTAGCATATAGATCCAAAGACCCTTAGGTGCTTTGTTGATGGCTTCTTCCCGTTCCAAGCTTCAATTGGAGTCCTGTCTTTTACAGACTTAGTTGGACATCTGTTGAGTATGTAAACAGCAGTGTAGACTGCTTCAGCCCATAATGTGTTAGGTAGTCCCTTCTCCTTGAGCATCGATCTAGCCATCTCCATAACTGTGCGATTCTTTCTCTCGgacactccattttgttgaggagaatATGCGACTGTAAGTTTTCTCTCAATGCCTTCATCCTCACAAAATCTTTCAAACTCGCGAGAGGTGTACTCTTTGCCGCGATCACTTCTTAGTACTTTTATCCGTTTTCCACTTTGATTTTCAGCAAGGGCCTTGAACTTTTTGAATACTCCAAGGAattctgatttttcttttagaaaatatacccATGTCATTCTAGAGAAGTCATCAATGAAGAGTATGAAGTACCTATTGTTCCCATGTGATGGCGTCCTCATTGGTCCACAAGCGTCCGTATGTATCAGCTCCAATAGATCTTTCGCTCTCCATGCTCCACTTGTTGAGAAAGGAAATCGGTGTTGCTTACCAAGAAGACATCCTTCACACACTTCATTGTTCTTCTTTATGCTTGGAAGATCTCTCATCATGTTCTTCTCATTTAACAACTTCAAGGCATGTGAGTTGAAGTGGCCAAATCTTCGATGCCATAGCCATGAATCATCAACTTGTACCTTCATGGCAATGtttgttgcatattttaaatttagagggaAGCTTCTATTGCTCTTATTCATCTTTACTTGGGCTATCTCagaccttttatttttgttgtctaaGATTTTGCATACACCTCCTTCAAAGTGAAGTGTGTAGCCTCTCTCCATCATTTGGCCAATGCTTAGAAGATTTTCTTTTAGGCTGGGAACTAGTAAGAAATCATGGATGAGTCGCGTACCTTTATCTGTCTCCACCATGACAGTGCCTTTGCCTTTTGATTCAACCACACTTCCATTTCCCAGTCAAACTTTGACTTTGACAGACTTATTAATACTTTTGAAAATAGTCTCATCCTTGGCCATGTGATTGCTACATCCACTATCCAAGTACCAGTTtcctcccttttcttttattgagtaTTGAGTGGCGTAAAACGtacattgttcttgatcatGCTCCTCTGTGATATTGGCTTGATGCCTATTTTTGTTGCGACAATTTTTCTCTACGTGCCCGAACTTCTTGCAATGGTTGCATTGTGGCATATTACGGAATCAACAATTTTTCTCTGCGTGACCTTGCCTTTTGCATATATTGCATGAAggatttttatctattttgttcttaaggaaattcctagagccttctctttttttggaaatttctccataatttttctttcctctattttctttgttttggggctgaaaTTTAAACTTTGACTGGAAGGCATTTTCAATTGTATCTTCTTTATGCCTATACAGTCTTTGCTCATATGCTTCAAGAGAGCCCACAAGTTCTGTCTCTGATAGAGTGGACAGATCTTTGATTTTCTCAATCGTTGTCACGATTGGGTCAAACTTTTGGGGCATAgtaattagaattttctcaacaattttcttgtcAAGAATATCTTCCCCAAAAGCTCTCATTTGATTAACTATTCCTTTAACTTTAGAATAGTAATCTTTAACTGTCTCGgactccttcatcttcaatagTTCAAAATCTCTTCTTAGAGATTGAAGTTTAACGGCACGTACCTTAACACTTCCTTGAAACTCCTCCTGCAATGTGTTCCACGCTTCTTTGGCAGTCTTAGCTCCCATAATTCTTGGAAAAATTGGATCAGTCACCGCTTGTTGCAAGGTGAACAACGCCTTtgaatttttctgtttatttttcttcaactctttttcttgAGATGCATTAAGAGCTGAAGTATCCGCGGGAATAGTGAAGCCTTCTTCTACTATGTCCCATAAATCTtgagatgaaaaatatgtttccattttaacacgccagaaatcataattttcaccatTGAAGATAGGGACAGATATAGTTGACGATTGAGTAATGTTATCCATagcttagaaaaaatattattggagtGGGTTAGTAGTACAAAGgaaatttttgaagtagttggGAGGATTTTGGAATGGTAGGTAGGTAAGATAACTACGCCTAATGTATGACCGAAcgtagctctgataccactgttggtagttgattagatgatagttgatagttttagagaattgtttttgaaagaaggctatgtcattgatttcttggattgatcaattacaacataccaattgcctatttataggctcaagtcactaacctctcaatggtggtgaatgtttctacattactttaggtctttctagagttttcatgatagattagtatcatgatagttctagattcttctatcttatacatagacttatagttctagattgttctaccatattcatacacattatagttctagattgttctaccatattctatagttctaggatattctactatatacatattatatttaagaatattctaaaaatttgtagcaatttcaacaACACACAACAAATCCGACAATCAGAATCAAGAGGCCCAATTTTAATTCTAGGGCTTGCTCCATGATCAAATTAGtaccaattattttttcatccGCTATTCCTTGGCTCATCCTCCACGATATTTGAAGCTCTCTTTCTCTAGTTGATTGATTAATTGTTGTAACACCTTCAGATACTTGTTTGACTTATGATCAAGTATCATCCTTCTTGAAAGTCTGAGCTTTCCATAGAGCTCTCTAGGCGTTTCATATAGGGAAACATGTTTCTCATCACAACCATTGTGGTTTGAATTAGGATTTTCAGACGAATGTGCAATAGGAATAATATGCATGATCCTTCCAGGAGGATAAAGACGACGTCTACTTGATGTTGTGATTGGACAATCACTCTCTTCTTCAGCTATGTTTTTGTTTGTGGCTACTTCTTTTCCCAGTTTAAGCTTCCCCACTTTATTCGACAATTCGTCTTCGTCGCCATCGGAGTCATCACCGTCAGATCCTTCACTAGAAGAATTATATTCGTCATCATCTGACATAGACTCCATGATTAAGTGCTCTTCAGTCAAGAGAGATTCAAAATTTGTCTCAGATGATCCATAAGCTTCAGCTATGTTATCTGATTTTGAGCTTGGCGATGAGTCAATATTCTCACGTATGTGCCAGGGAAGCAATGAGCGAGTTCCGTGTTTATGTTTCTTCACAACCTGTAGGTACAAAGTAGGATCTCTATTATAAGATAAAGAAAATGCTAACCAGTAATTAAGAACACTTGtatggttaagaaattaaaagtaaagtttttattatttagaaaGTATGATAGTACACTCTATCATGATTTTTAATGCAATCCTTTTAATAAaactactttttatattttgattctttaactAATACCTTAATTGAAGACGCTGGTTAACATGtccctaaaataataaaagatgtatgtacattatattttttttggtggcCTGGTTGATAGATgtatgtacattgtatatgaCCCTATGCAAAAAGgagatatatataattattttctgcCAGAACAGCAGTATTTGTGAAGATCATTAATATAATAGTTCAATTCCCTTATATTATGTATGGTTTATCAATTGAAGGAGTAAATTCTTGTTAGAGTCAAGTGAATACCTAATAGGAGAGTATATATCCCTATAGAGCATGCACTGAGTTCTTTCAATGTCAAATgacaaatttatataaataatcaagGAGCTTGAAAGCTACCTGTGTGCAGCGGGTTATTGCATGTCCTGCAATGGCTTTTGCGATTGGTATGTGAGATCTAACTGCGGTTAGGATGTTTTGATCATTGCTCCGATCGCGACCCTGTAAATTATTCGATCAATATTATGTACGTAGTTACCTAATGAAAGCCAACTTGACCAAAGAACCAAACAATTTTCTAACAGATAACATAATTAAGCAATTAACTTGATGTAGTATTTGCTAATTAAACCATCGAGTAGTTTGAACACCTCAGAAATGAAATCATGAACAGAAGAAACTGACAATGTAGGCACTATGTCATAACCATTGATAATGGAAATGATAAAGGGCTTCCCAAATTCGGCTAACTCCAATGTCATACAGGCAGctgcaaaaattaaaaatgcgaAACAATTCTACATCAAGAGCATGTGATGATTCATTATAATGAAACAAACCTATTGAATTACGTTACTCAattgaacaaattaaaaactttaaatgtAAACTAAAGAATTTAGTGTAACTACATGCCTGGGCCAAACGTGACACAAGTGCTTGAAGAGAACTCTTGTATTTCTCTTAGCTTAAATGTCAGCAGTGCAGCGGTACCACCACCAAGCGAGTGCCCAACGATCTATTTGGaaagattattataattataataataaaaaaaaatcaaacatagaGATGAATtacacaatttaataaaaagaatatatacttttaattaatatggaATGatcaaaaaaggaaataaaataattttcctatTATTAAACACCGGGTGAAGATTATATAATCAAAGGAtctaattgaattattttaaattttttaatacttctATTCAACTCTTACggataaaaaaataggaatagaTTAATTGAATTAACAATATATACCTTGATTTTGAAGTGGGGGTATTGATCAAGAGCCTTTTTTAGTACAGGAGTGCAGTAGTCTAGAATCCAATAAGCTGCAGCAACCATACCACGGTGTGCATGTCCTGAAACAATGTTGTTGTTCCTCCTATGCTCGAAGGAGACGGGAGCACAGAGTGCAGCTGTTAGCGTGTCGTTTAGGCTACGAGTTCCCCGAATAAACACCAACACACTTTTTGATTCTATATCACGTATAACTGTGAAAACTGGCCTTAGAATCTgccataataaaatcataaaattaattttcagttAAACTGGCTTGGATACAAAAAtatacttcaattttttttaaaatatttttgttgtttatcagtaaaaaaaacaacattttgttgtttatttttattgtttataaattaaattttgaagggaaagaaagaaaaaaaaatacatatttggcTTGCATATCCTAAGGTTTAACTATTTGTTCAAGATTAGTTtgctcaagtttttttttttaaaaaagagcaATAATATTTTCACACCTACTTCTTTTAAACACCTATtaattaacaactaacatttatCTATATTTCTGTGTTCCTATCATAtcatattagttatatatttatatttttatcttttttattactcTTTCTAGGTGTATAATAAGATATGGGTGtcgaaatatatttattaaaacaaatacaCTTGTAAGAAAACTCAGATTAAGAGAGTTCACAAACAGGCAAACCTAGAACAAATATATTGTAATGAGTGAACAAGACTATGAAATCCAAACTCAAAacagtgaaaaataaatataaattcttaTAAGTTTGGATGAagaggagaaaataaaaagggttatttttataaatactagGGGAAAATTGATGAGAAAATAGGGataattgaaggaaaagaacTCCTTTTTTTCCAGTGGATTCCAACGAACAACAAATACATATGGTTGAAGTAAAgaaaatttttcatatatatgtcAGACCAAAAAAAGTTCGaagagagagtgagagaaaataaaaagagaaaaaaatatagttagaattggaagaaattaaaat of Glycine soja cultivar W05 chromosome 1, ASM419377v2, whole genome shotgun sequence contains these proteins:
- the LOC114408165 gene encoding uncharacterized protein LOC114408165 encodes the protein MEVKNEKKAPSVERRHIEAPKNLMEVVSILTEAIKSLGYKEKWHILNLPIAIASAVLDMGKKTVARECGERSDCVQLKAPEVIKELYEIKKLLTRTLLFSRKRFHGFLFAAGFDKEDVLLRKRTARILRPVFTVIRDIESKSVLVFIRGTRSLNDTLTAALCAPVSFEHRRNNNIVSGHAHRGMVAAAYWILDYCTPVLKKALDQYPHFKIKIVGHSLGGGTAALLTFKLREIQEFSSSTCVTFGPAACMTLELAEFGKPFIISIINGYDIVPTLSVSSVHDFISEGRDRSNDQNILTAVRSHIPIAKAIAGHAITRCTQVVKKHKHGTRSLLPWHIRENIDSSPSSKSDNIAEAYGSSETNFESLLTEEHLIMESMSDDDEYNSSSEGSDGDDSDGDEDELSNKVGKLKLGKEVATNKNIAEEESDCPITTSSRRRLYPPGRIMHIIPIAHSSENPNSNHNGCDEKHVSLYETPRELYGKLRLSRRMILDHKSNKYLKVLQQLINQLEKESFKYRGG